The Thermoanaerobaculales bacterium genome segment TTCGAGCGCTGCTGGACCACCTACTGCATCTATCGCGGCATCACGGTGAGCTACCTCGACGACCCGACGCAGGTGATCGAGGTCCTGCAGGAGGTGCGGCCGACCTGCCTGTGCACGGTGCCCCGGCTGCTCGAGAAGGTCCACTCGGCAGTGCACGACCGGGCGTCGTCGGCGAGTGCGGTGCGGCGCGGACTGTTCGACTGGGCGGTCCGGGTCGGCCGCGAGGCGGCGGCGCGGCGCAACCAGGGGCGCGAGCCGTCGCCGCTGCTCGCCCTCGAGCATGGCCTCGCCGACCGCCTGGTGCTGGCCAAGGTCCGGGGCATTCTCGGCGGCCGGCTGCGCCTGGTCCCGTGCGCCGGCGCGCCCCTGGGCCGCGAGGTCGAGGAGTTCTTCCACGCGGTGGGGGTCCACATCGCGCACGGCTACGGCCTCACCGAGACGACGGCGACCGTGTCCTTCCACGACCGGGTCGGCTACCGGCTCGGCACGGTTGGCCGGCCGATGCCGCGGGTCGAGGTCGCGATCGGCGGCAGCGACGAGATCCTGGTCAAGGGCCCGACCGTGATGGCGGGCTACTACCGCAAGCCGGAGGCCACCGCCGAGGCCTTTCGCGACGGCTGGTTCTCAACCGGCGACGCCGGTGCCATCGACGAGACTGGCTGCATCGTCATCACCGGGCGCGTCAAGGACCTGATCAAGACCTCCACCGGCAAGTACATCGCGCCGCAGGCGATCGAGGCCATGCTCACCACGCGGCCGCCGATCGAGCAGGCGGTGGTCGTCGGCGACCTGCGCAAGTTCGTGGTGGCGCTGGTCGTGCCCTCGTTCCCGGCGCTCGAGGCCGAGGCCCGCCGCCTCGGCCTCGCGTGGTCATCGCCCGCGGAGCTGGTGGGCCGGCCCGAGCTGGTGGCGCTGGTCCAGGCTCGGGTGGACGAGGTCAACCGCGAGCTGGCCTCCTTCGAGCAGGTGAAGCGGTTCGCCCTGCTCGCCGAGCCGTTCGTCGTCGACTCCGGGGAGCTGACGCCGACGCTCAAGGTCCGGCGCGCCGCCGTCGCCGCTCACTACGCGGAGCTCATCGACTCGCTTTACGAGTGAGGATCCGGCGCGCGGCGCCGGCGCCCCACCGCGAACGGTGACGCGCAGCGGACGTTGATGACCTCTCCGCGGCGAGTCGATCGAGGTTCTGCTCGTTGGCCTCGCCGGCGAGCTCCCGGACGGCGGCCAGCGAGTCGAAGCGCATGATGGTGACGAGCTCGGCCGCGGCGGCACCCTCCGCAACCCTCGCGCTCGCGACCGGGGCGGCTCGGAAGCCATGGTCGCCCGCCGCCGTTGTCACCCCCTGCGAGCTGTCGTTCCGCCCGCCCCGATCGGTCATAGGACGGGCACCCGGCGCGGTGGCAGAATGGGGGAGGACAAGGAGGGCCTGCAGTGCGAACGAGATCGCAGCGCGGCATGCTGGTGGCTTCACTGCTCCTGGTTGGCGCGGTCGCAGAGACCGCGACGCAGGAGACGACGACCCTGGCGCTCGATCCGCCCGACCTCAAGCGGGGCGTCGCCGTCATGGAGGCGCTGTCGCGCCGTGCCTCGGCGACGGAGTGGTCCGATCAGGAGCTGAGGCGCCAGGACCTCTCCGACCTGCTGTGGGCCGCCAACGGCATCAATCGCCCGGACATCGGGAAGCGCACCGCGCCGTCGGCGATGAACGCGCAGGACGTCGACGTCTATGTCTTCAACGATGACGGCGCATACCTCTACGACGCCCGGCAGCACGCGCTGCGGCTCGTGTTCGCCGGCGACGTGCGGGCAGAGGTGACAAGGCGCCCCGAGGCGGCACCCCCCAGCCCGCCGCCACCACCGGCTGCGCCGCCGGGAGAGGCCAAGACCGGCCCCCCCGCGACGCCCACCGCCGGTTACCCTGGCGGCGCGCCCCAGGCCGCACCCGTCCTGCTCGTTCTGGTCTCGGACATCTCGCGATTCACGCGCGGCACCCAGGAGATGAAGCTGGAGCTCGCCGCCATCGACACCGGCATCGTGTCGCAGAACATCTCGCTGTTCTGCGCGGGAACCGGACTCGCCACGCGGCCGCGGGCCAGCATGAACAGGGAGCTCATCAGGAGCCTGCTCAAGCTCACGGACAGCCAGTACCCGCTCCTGAACCACCCGGTCGGGTACCCGAGGCCGGCCCAGTAGGCCGGCCCCGGAGCTCCGCCGTCACTTCGCTCGAGCGCGGCCCACCGGTCACCCTCGCCTCGATTCAGGAGGGCGGTGAGAAACGCGGGCTAGAAGAGCTCGATCGTCGCGGGGGGACGGCGGCTGATGTCGAAGGCGACCTTGGAGGCCCCGGCCCGCTCGCAGATCCTCGTGCCGATGCCGGCAAGGGTGTCGTGGTCGAGGGCGAAGGGGCGGGCGGTGCGCACGTCGTCGCTCTCCACGACCTTGATCGCGGCCGGGTAGCCGCCACGGCCGGAGTCGTGCACCTGGTAGAGGACCCTCGGCAGCTTGGACTCGGCGCTGAGCGCATCGTAGAGCCGGGTCAGGGCCGCGTGGTCGACCGCCGGCCCCTTCACCCACAGGATCGGCGCGTAGAGCTTGCTGCGCTGGGCGCCCACGGTGGGGTCGATCCACATCGCCCTGGTCCTCATCTCGAAGCAGGCGGCATCGCCGCCGAGAACGCCCTGGGCGCATCGGCTCAAGCTCGGCCGCTCCTCCATCTCGGGGTCGAGGCAGGTGGCGAAGTACTGGAACGGGCTGCGCACCCCGGTCGCCTCGTCGTAGCGGAAGGGCTCGCCCCACTGTTTCTCGAGCTGGGCGCAGACCATGGACTCGACGACGTCGGTCGCCACCCTCGAGACCCGCAGCTTATCGGCGCTGAAGGCGCCGCCGACGCGCAGCAGCTGCGCCGGGCCGGGGCAGGGGATCTTCATCGCGAACTCCCGCGGCATGCCGAGCTCGATCGCCACCCGGCGGACGTGGGGCTTGTAGAGGGCCGAGAACGGCTCGAGCTTCCTCATGCTGTAGGGCAGGTTGACGTTGTGCTGGGTCTGGCGGTTCTGGTCCGTCATGTCGATGTCGGGCCGGATCGTGCCGTCGGCGATCCAGTCCGCCCGGAGCGCGGCCAGGTGCTTGTTCGAGGTCAGCGTGTAGAGGGTGCGGAACATCTCCCGCTTGGCCGTGCCGTCCTCGACGCCCTCGAACCACGGGATGATCAGCTCGCCGGTGTGGATCACCGTGAAGTTCGGGAAGCCCCTGAAGATCTCGGAGG includes the following:
- a CDS encoding SagB/ThcOx family dehydrogenase, which produces MRTRSQRGMLVASLLLVGAVAETATQETTTLALDPPDLKRGVAVMEALSRRASATEWSDQELRRQDLSDLLWAANGINRPDIGKRTAPSAMNAQDVDVYVFNDDGAYLYDARQHALRLVFAGDVRAEVTRRPEAAPPSPPPPPAAPPGEAKTGPPATPTAGYPGGAPQAAPVLLVLVSDISRFTRGTQEMKLELAAIDTGIVSQNISLFCAGTGLATRPRASMNRELIRSLLKLTDSQYPLLNHPVGYPRPAQ
- a CDS encoding long-chain fatty acid--CoA ligase; this encodes MVALIRKRLAADPERIALRGRHDGGWRELTGGEVDRTARAAAAGLIELDVAAGARVGIIAANRPEWTLADLAIQSACAVPVPIYPTLTVAQAAYIVRDAEIDLLLVDGGRALATAREIAARHRPLQVVCFDSAAALDPAARETSFSALCERGAASSRSAEIELRLGRVAPEDLLTIIYTSGTTGEPKGVMLTQANLMAAMEIHDERLPEITEADSSLCFLPLSHVFERCWTTYCIYRGITVSYLDDPTQVIEVLQEVRPTCLCTVPRLLEKVHSAVHDRASSASAVRRGLFDWAVRVGREAAARRNQGREPSPLLALEHGLADRLVLAKVRGILGGRLRLVPCAGAPLGREVEEFFHAVGVHIAHGYGLTETTATVSFHDRVGYRLGTVGRPMPRVEVAIGGSDEILVKGPTVMAGYYRKPEATAEAFRDGWFSTGDAGAIDETGCIVITGRVKDLIKTSTGKYIAPQAIEAMLTTRPPIEQAVVVGDLRKFVVALVVPSFPALEAEARRLGLAWSSPAELVGRPELVALVQARVDEVNRELASFEQVKRFALLAEPFVVDSGELTPTLKVRRAAVAAHYAELIDSLYE